Below is a window of Rhizobium sullae DNA.
GCGACACGTTGTATGGCCTACTTGCTTCTGGAGGAAACGCGCACTGAAGAAGTGGTTATTGAAACGGCATCCGGAATGTTGAAGTGCCACAGGGCCGGCTCAAGACAAATCAGCGTCACGCTGGGGCCAATCAGCCTCGATTGGCAGAAGGTCCCTATGAGCCGCGAAGTTGACACGCTTCATCTCCCTCTGAAGAGCGGCCCCCTTTCTGATGGCGTGGCGCTTCACATCGGAAATCCTCATGCTGTTTTCTTCGTCGACCGGCTGGTACACGACGACATTCCCCTGTTCGCTCCCGCTATACAGAACGACCCGCTTTTTCCCGAAGGGGTGAACGTCGGGGTGGCTGAGGCAATTGACGCCGACAGTATACGTCTAGCCGTTTGGGAACGTCCCGGAATTCTGACGAAAGCGTGTGGTACAGGCGCGTGCGTCGCTGCCTATGCTGCCCTGAAGCGGGGCTTCGTAAATTCGATGAAAGTCAAAGTGTACCTTCCGGCAGGAGAGCTAAAAATCGAGCTTATCGAGAACGACATGGTTGTGATGACCGGGCCTGTGGCGTTCTGCTGCCACGGGTACATCGAAGGCAGACTTGCCGCTTGAAGATTTCCGGAACTGCTGCTTCTCACTCAATTAACTCAGCGAAATTTCTCGCGGCGGAGATGGCAAGCGGATCAGCCGGCTTCTTGCCTCATTTTAGTGGCCAAATGAGCCCAAGTTGGGTCGAGCACGTCGAAAATGGTGCCGGCGAAGTGACGGTTCCAGGACGGCTTGATCAAGGGCTCAACGAACTCTGGTAAGCCAGGGCTGGCTCTTCGTGCGAAATGTAGTGATCGGCCCGGGCTCAAAATTCACGAATGATCCAACAGCCTTGACGGCATAGTGGAGAATGTCCCTTTCGGGCAGCAACGCGGTACCTTGTACGCGGGGTGATCAGCCCATGATTACAAAGCTTCAAAACCGAGGTCAAGCGCACTTTGCAGAAGGGACGCCAGTTACCGTGTCATGGAGACCTTTGAATTCTAGAGTGCTGAACTGAGAAGCGGGTCATTGCAGCCAAGGATGCAGTCGGCGCAGCGTTCCAAACTTGGTGCACGGGTCAGGCATTATGGCCTGCCTCAGCCAAGCACCGGTACAAGACTGTTTCTGGACACATGGTCAAAGGCGAACCAGCAGCTTAATGATGCGTGACGCCTCCAAGCTTGAGTGGCACAACACTGATGAAACAAAAAACAACTTCCCTTCTCTATTTGTCCCGGAACGACGTCGCTTCAGTTCCGATCGCCGCGGACGAACTTGTTTCCGAGGTTGGCAGATGTCTTGCCGAGGTGGCTGAAGGTAAAGCAATACAATTCCCGTCTTATATTATGCCGGTATCGGAGACGTCACGGTTTGTTGCCAAGAGCGGCCTCATTCGAAATCCATCTATTTGTGGAATTAAGTGGTTCGGGTACTTCCCAGGAAACAGCGACATCAAGTTCCCAGACTTTCACCCGATGATAATGCTGAACGAAGCCGAGCAGGGAGTGCCAGTGGCTGTCCTCGACGGAACGTGGATCTCTGAAATTCGCACGGCTGCCATTTCGGCATTCGCAGCGAAGCATCTCGCGCTGCCTACATCTTCGTCGCTAGGGTTTATCGCTTGTGGTGCACAGGCCTTGGCTCACCTCAACATCTTGAAAGATGTCTTCTGCATCAAGAAGATTTTCGCCTATAGCAGAAAAGTTGCAACCGCCGGGGAGTTCTGCCGCAAGGCCGAGGCGATGGAGCTAACAACTGAGATTTGTGAGTCCCCGCAAGCGGTGTTGGAGCAAGCTTCCATCATAATTACAAGCGTTCCGCACGCCTCCGAAACAAACCTTCAGCTGCGCGGGGACGCTGTTGCATCTGGCACATTTATTTCGATGGTCGACAGGGGCTACAGCT
It encodes the following:
- the dapF gene encoding diaminopimelate epimerase, whose product is MNHIEFLSQTVPADGHWPFVKMHGLENYFVILDRREVAKPFAVEDIIRICSTNVGAGGEQLLTIERPSSEGRAAGAYAAMRIFNIDGNEVGACGNATRCMAYLLLEETRTEEVVIETASGMLKCHRAGSRQISVTLGPISLDWQKVPMSREVDTLHLPLKSGPLSDGVALHIGNPHAVFFVDRLVHDDIPLFAPAIQNDPLFPEGVNVGVAEAIDADSIRLAVWERPGILTKACGTGACVAAYAALKRGFVNSMKVKVYLPAGELKIELIENDMVVMTGPVAFCCHGYIEGRLAA
- a CDS encoding ornithine cyclodeaminase family protein, with the translated sequence MKQKTTSLLYLSRNDVASVPIAADELVSEVGRCLAEVAEGKAIQFPSYIMPVSETSRFVAKSGLIRNPSICGIKWFGYFPGNSDIKFPDFHPMIMLNEAEQGVPVAVLDGTWISEIRTAAISAFAAKHLALPTSSSLGFIACGAQALAHLNILKDVFCIKKIFAYSRKVATAGEFCRKAEAMELTTEICESPQAVLEQASIIITSVPHASETNLQLRGDAVASGTFISMVDRGYSWNAESLLSLDTVITDDMALSGPGGMEAINFDAQHLSGDLIAVARGELVRRADSDRVALIFSGPGIIDTAIASLIFQRASEMNIGVTLPL